The following proteins come from a genomic window of Populus alba chromosome 12, ASM523922v2, whole genome shotgun sequence:
- the LOC118060713 gene encoding dehydration-responsive element-binding protein 1A — MDLFSHYSDPSPLGATDFWSVFNENNGINQEQCSYSPVLSDSSISSNVTTRVQPAPNFSDEVMLASRNPKKRAGRKKFRETRHPVYRGVRRRNSGKWVCEVREPNKKSRIWLGTFPTPEMAARAHDVAALALRGRSACLNFADSAWRLPVPASSEAKDIQKAAAEAAGGFRPEGCVGGELMRTVDEGEKVAETAAEAGEEVFYMDDEAVFGMPGLLANMAEGMLLPPPHCGGGGDGWDNMENIDADMSLWSFST; from the coding sequence ATGGATCTTTTCAGTCATTATTCCGATCCAAGCCCACTTGGAGCAACAGATTTCTGGTCAGTTTTCAATGAGAATAATGGTATTAATCAAGAACAGTGTTCTTATTCTCCTGTTCTTTCAGATAGTAGTATTAGTAGTAATGTTACTACAAGAGTTCAACCAGCTCCAAATTTTTCTGATGAGGTAATGTTAGCTTCGAGGAATCCGAAGAAGAGGGCAGGGAGAAAGAAGTTTAGGGAAACAAGGCATCCAGTGTATAGAGGGGTGAGGAGGAGGAATTCAGGTAAGTGGGTCTGTGAAGTTAGAGAGCCCAATAAGAAGTCAAGAATTTGGTTAGGGACTTTCCCTACTCCTGAAATGGCTGCTAGGGCACATGATGTTGCTGCTTTGGCATTGAGGGGTAGGTCTGCTTGCTTGAATTTTGCGGATTCTGCTTGGAGGTTGCCGGTTCCGGCTTCTAGTGAAGCTAAGGACATTCAAAAGGCTGCAGCTGAGGCAGCTGGGGGTTTTCGGCCAGAGGGGTGTGTGGGAGGTGAGTTGATGAGGACCGTAGATGAGGGGGAGAAGGTGGCGGAGACTGCTGCAGAGGCGGGAGAGGAGGTGTTTTATATGGATGATGAGGCTGTTTTTGGAATGCCAGGGTTGTTGGCTAATATGGCTGAAGGGATGTTATTGCCACCACCTCATTGTGGTGGTGGAGGGGATGGTTGGGATAACATGGAAAATATTGACGCTGATATGTCATTATGGAGTTTTTCTACATAA